In the genome of Aspergillus luchuensis IFO 4308 DNA, chromosome 2, nearly complete sequence, one region contains:
- a CDS encoding uncharacterized protein (BUSCO:EOG09264331;~COG:K;~EggNog:ENOG410PKD6;~InterPro:IPR007133;~PFAM:PF03985;~go_component: GO:0016593 - Cdc73/Paf1 complex [Evidence IEA];~go_process: GO:0006368 - transcription elongation from RNA polymerase II promoter [Evidence IEA];~go_process: GO:0016570 - histone modification [Evidence IEA]), with protein MSKSKDSSSSGGFHQEYIASLRYRNDLPPPDMPPKFLDIPHEGLDRFLTPGFASNLARREEPNIDVDAEGGMPIDLVGIPGLHLGDESAIMAPENPEPIDQADLALLMTPEQLKNPAPKNTNVSFLRRTQYISAGLRAPDGPKVAPIRTKRGMDKTKSQDDPTYIKKYLQKGFDIAYPHSKHVGEDTASKIKGHTPTKLEHDAWAHPVHPDNPKLKPVGFYPLLPDLEGFPDPGGFVQFKFDKAPVQDVSGKRDKRMDVAILLPSAPEERVCQEHNTKAALYKTNPNLYPDPGPIPWDYDLYLPEKKDAAKNVSASLRITNPDRDNEALYTHDGADNTKFHRFDRVRTYATSAQTLGNDQKQKDIALTLFDPEEVKDGKRDGLDSRQRAAYYYPILGKTRLKPERARTIAQAGLAPTRPKTKEDQVDQIQVVVRDPDEAEVYKRSLHRAAIDPKFAESMPPPPENPENDAEPAKQEEDEGEHDADRQASPEDAHDDAGNDSDE; from the exons ATGTCGAAATCCAAGGACAGCAGCTCCTCCGGGGGCTTTCACCAGGAGTACATTGCTTCTCTCCGCTACCGAAATGACCTGCCGCCTCCGGATATGCCCCCGAAGTTCCTCGATATCCCACATGAGGGCTTGGACCGTTTTTTGACCCCGGGATTTGCCTCCAATTTGGCTCGTCGCGAGGAACCTAACATTGATGTTGACGCGGAAGGTGGTATGCCAATCGACTTGGTCGGTATTCCCGGGCTTCACTTGGGCGATGAGAGCG CGATTATGGCCCCTGAGAACCCGGAACCCATTGACCAGGCTGATTTGGCGCTTCTGATGACGCCGGAGCAGCTGAAGAACCCGGCACCGAAGAATACCAACGTCAGTTTCCTTCGCCGTACGCAGTATATTTCCGCCGGTCTTCGGGCGCCTGATGGCCCCAAGGTCGCTCCCATCCGGACGAAGCGCGGGATGGACAAGACCAAGTCGCAGGATGACCCGACCTACATCAAGAAATACCTCCAGAAAGGTTTCGATATTGCGTATCCTCACAGCAAGCACGTCGGTGAAGATACAGCTAGCAAGATTAAAGGCCACACTCCTACGAAGCTTGAACACGATGCATGGGCCCACCCAGTGCATCCTGATAACCCTAAGCTGAAGCCTGTCGGATTCTATCCGCTCCTCCCCGATCTGGAAGGATTCCCGGACCCGGGTGGTTTTGTCCAATTCAAGTTTGACAAGGCGCCTGTTCAGGATGTTTCAGGCAAGAGAGACAAGCGCATGGATGTGGCTATACTGCTTCCATCGGCACCAGAGGAACGCGTTTGCCAAGAGCACAACACGAAGGCGGCCTTGTATAAGACGAACCCCAACCTGTACCCTGACCCAGGTCCTATCCCATGGGATTACGATCTCTATCTgcctgagaagaaggatgcggCCAAGAATGTTTCGGCAAGTCTGCGCATCACCAACCCGGACCGCGATAATGAAGCGCTGTACACTCACGACGGAGCCGACAATACTAAGTTCCACCGCTTCGACCGTGTCCGCACCTACGCTACGAGCGCTCAGACTTTGGGCAAcgaccagaagcagaaggacaTTGCATTGACGCTCTTTGACCCGGAGGAAGTGAAGGATGGAAAGCGCGACGGTCTCGACTCAAGGCAAAGGGCCGCGTACTACTACCCCATTCTCGGAAAGACCCGTCTCAAGCCTGAGAGAGCCCGCACCATCGCTCAGGCTGGTCTGGCACCTACCCGTCCGAAGACCAAGGAGGATCAGGTCGATCAGATCCAAGTGGTGGTGCGCGATCCCGACGAGGCAGAAGTCTACAAGCGCTCTCTGCACAGGGCCGCCATTGACCCGAAGTTTGCCGAGTCGATGCCTCCACCCCCCGAGAATCCGGAGAACGATGCTGAACCTGCCAagcaagaggaagacgagggtGAGCACGACGCCGACCGTCAGGCCTCGCCTGAAGACGCGCACGACGATGCTGGCAATGATAGCGACGAGTAA
- the ARP8 gene encoding putative chromatin remodeling complex subunit (Arp8) (BUSCO:EOG0926248P;~COG:Z;~EggNog:ENOG410PKM7;~InterPro:IPR043129,IPR004000,IPR027668;~PFAM:PF00022;~go_component: GO:0031011 - Ino80 complex [Evidence IEA];~go_process: GO:0006338 - chromatin remodeling [Evidence IEA]) produces MVGKKSGKALLRDEGLERTDNNMELSSWPQIPPINQKNYYTDYLKRDDQYLAFRLQNEENRNRMAKTAKDRDRALAMAKANDLGLPEADAEDGDTNMEDAEDTATETVGSKVIVIHVGSQNLRIGLASDALPKTVPMVIARKAASSESEDQEEPCPKRLKLDDGSPMDPEKMFGPEFASQYTTMSAELKTHMRQNKRRTLPNSKEMVVNFNRRTVPETISEHNDPMRVEWTEIPDPAPEYIVGQAALRIPDDSKPRYKLYWPIRHGWCNERDYDNKRLLFLDISLILEDAFKTQLGLTSKKDWPQYSCVFVIPDIYEKSYVTQVLELLMREFAFARVCFIQESLAATFGAGFTSACVVDIGAQKTSICCVEEGMCVENSRVNLKYGGLDITEVFIKMMLYDNFPYSDINLWRRYDYLLAEELKRNVCTMNEASVSVQVFDFHLRVAGQDTRKYSFKAYDEVHLAPMGYFQPTIFDHSQKLKGRRKLIARSVDIYDGQPNDPTSAAQSLILSSIAPPPTNGQVNGDAQSNNVDVQATPSRAQQFNALSRVQELEATPRSSVAGSPAPEAVGTPQAGAATPAPSGQGQSTSQPRGPTVEERDDILPVYPLDNAILTSIAQAARSDERKMRDFLGGIMVVGGGSLVNGFHSFLEERLQALRPAFAKEIMIGTPPRDLDPQVVVWKGASVFGKLSGTNDSWIGQLEYDRLGHRLMAYKCMWAY; encoded by the exons ATGGTCGGCAAGAAGTCGGGAAAGGCTCTCCTTCGGGATGAAG GCCTGGAGCGGACCGATAACAATATGGAACTTTCCAGCTGGCCGCAGATTCCTCCTATCAACCAGAAGAACTACTACAC AGACTATCTGAAGCGCGATGACCAGTATCTGGCGTTCAGACTACAGAATGAGGAGAATCGAAATCGGATGGCAAAAACGGCCAAGGACCGCGATCGTGCCCTAGCCATGGCAAAGGCCAACGACCTAGGGCTGCCAGAAGCAGATGCGGAAGATGGCGATACCAACATGGAAGATGCGGAGGACACCGCTACGGAAACAGTAGGCTCAAAGGTTATTGTTATCCACGTGGGTAGTCAAAACCTGCGAATTGGATTGGCCAGTGATGCTTTGCCTAAGACTGTGCCAATGGTGATTGCGCGGAAGGCTGCTTCCAGCGAGTCCGAAGACCAAGAGGAACCTTGTCCCAAGCGGCTGAAACTGGACGATGGCTCACCCATGGACCCGGAGAAGATGTTTGGCCCTGAG TTTGCTTCCCAGTATACGACGATGTCAGCGGAGCTCAAAACCCACATGCGACAGAACAAGCGTCGAACGCTGCCAAACTCCAAGGAAATGGTCGTCAACTTCAACCGGAGGACCGTGCCAGAGACTATTTCAGAACACAACGATCCCATGCGCGTGGAATGGACCGAGATCCCTGACCCGGCACCCGAATACATCGTGGGACAAGCGGCCCTGAGGATACCCGATGATTCGAAGCCTCGCTATAAGCTTTACTGGCCAATAAGGCATGGCTGGTGCAATGAGCGAGATTATGATAATAAGcggcttctctttcttgacATCTCCCTCATCTTGGAGGATGCTTTCAAGACCCAACTGGGACTCACCAGCAAGAAGGATTGGCCTCAGTACTCCTGCGTCTTCGTTATCCCTGATATCTACGAAAAGTCTTATGTCACCCAAGTACTCGAGTTGCTCATGAGAGAGTTCGCCTTTGCACGAGTCTGCTTCATCCAGGAAAGTCTTGCAGCTACGTTCGGCGCCGGATTCACATCGGCTTGCGTCGTCGACATTGGCGCCCAGAAGACATCCATATGCTGTGTCGAGGAAGGCATGTGCGTTGAGAACTCTCGCGTGAACCTGAAGTATGGCGGGTTGGATATCACTGAAGTGTTCATAAAAATGATGCTTTACGACAACTTCCCCTACTCAGATATCAACCTCTGGCGCCGATACGACTACCTGTTGGCAGAAGAGCTGAAAAGGAACGTTTGCACCATGAATGAAGCGAGTGTATCGGTGCAAGTTTTCGATTTCCATCTCCGCGTTGCTGGTCAAGATACCCGGAAGTACTCTTTTAAGGCTTACGACGAGGTTCATCTGGCGCCGATGGGCTACTTCCAGCCGACCATTTTCGATCACTCGCAGAAGCTCAAGGGACGCAGAAAGCTGATTGCCCGCTCGGTGGATATCTACGACGGACAGCCTAATGACCCGACATCGGCCGCCCAATCACTTATTCTTTCCAGCATCGCTCCCCCTCCCACTAACGGCCAGGTGAACGGCGATGCGCAGTCGAACAACGTGGACGTTCAGGCTACCCCCAGCCGGGCCCAGCAGTTCAATGCCCTTAGTCGCGTGCAAGAGCTTGAAGCAACTCCACGGTCTTCAGTCGCTGGCTCCCCTGCGCCGGAAGCAGTCGGTACACCTCAGGCCGGCGCTGCTACCCCTGCCCCGAGCGGGCAAGGCCAGAGCACGTCGCAGCCTCGTGGGCCCACTGTTGAAGAGAGGGACGACATTCTCCCCGTATACCCTCTGGACAATGCGATCTTGACCTCTATCGCTCAGGCAGCTCGATCGGATGAGCGTAAAATGCGAGACTTCCTCGGCGGTATCATGGTGGTTGGAGGTGGAAGCTTGGTCAATGGATTCCACTCGTTCCTAGAGGAGCGTCTACAGGCTCTGCGACCAGCTTTCGCTAAGGAGATCATGATTGGCACACCGCCGCGAGACCTTGATCCGCAAGTTGTTGTCTGGAAGGGAGCGAGTGTCTTCGGCAAGTTAAGCGGAACGAATGATAGCTGGATCGGCCAGCTGGAATACGACCGACTGGGGCATAGGCTCATGGCATACAAGTGCATGTGGGCTTACTGA
- the ARL1 gene encoding ADP-ribosylation factor family protein (COG:U;~EggNog:ENOG410PKEM;~InterPro:IPR005225,IPR027417,IPR006689;~PFAM:PF00025,PF08477,PF00071,PF01926,PF09439;~go_function: GO:0005525 - GTP binding [Evidence IEA]) has product MGGSLSRMWSFLWTKKEIRILILGLDNAGKTTLLYRLKIGEVVTTIPTIGFNVESVTYRNLNFNVWDLGGQTSIRPYWRCYYANTAAVIFVIDSTDIERLSTAADELAAMLNEEELSDAALLVFANKQDQPGAKGAGEISEALKLGELRDRNWSIVACSAIDGKGLNEGMDWLVQTLQSENA; this is encoded by the exons ATGGGAGGCTCCTTGTCTCGTATGTGGTCCTTCCTCTggacgaagaaggagattcgcatcctcatcctcggttTG GATAACGCCGGAAAAACAACCCTTCTATACAGACTCAAG ATTGGTGAAGTTGTTACTACGATACCAACCATTGGTTTCAACGTGGAATCGGTGACGTATCGCAACCTGAATTTCAATGTCTGG GATCTCGGAGGTCAAACGTCCATTCGGCCCTACTGGCGCTGCTACTATGCGAACACCGCTGCTGTCATATTCGTCATTGATTCCACAGATATTGAACGTCTCAGTACGGCTGCCGATGAACTAGCGGCCATGCtgaatgaggaggagcttAGTGATGCGGCGCTGTTGGTATTTGCCAATAAGCAGGACCAGCCTGGCGCCAAAGGTGCCGGCGAGATATCAGAGGCTCTCAAGCTGGGAGAGCTACGGGATAGAAACTGGAGCATCGTCGCATGCTCTGCTATCGACGGTAAAGGTCTTAACGAAGGCATGGATTGGCTGGTG CAAACTCTACAGTCTGAAAATGCATGA
- a CDS encoding zinc-dependent alcohol dehydrogenase (COG:Q;~EggNog:ENOG410Q2HF;~InterPro:IPR013154,IPR013149,IPR036291,IPR011032, IPR020843;~PFAM:PF00107,PF08240,PF13602;~go_function: GO:0016491 - oxidoreductase activity [Evidence IEA];~go_process: GO:0055114 - oxidation-reduction process [Evidence IEA]) — MAIPQTQIAAVLPPSGANATSRLQIINDRSIPVPTEGEVLVKLEYSGVCHSDVHSVRGETPMLTDVAGHEGVGKVVRVGSGLDEQTWMGRRVGIRWLYSSCLECEICAINNTACPYQKNAGANVPGTFQQYVVSPAIHATIIPPELAPDVAAPLLCAGIAMYSSIMKTKTRPGDWIVLPGAGGGLGHMGVQIAAKKGLKVIAIDSGEKKKQLCLSLGAHAFLDYKTDDVEHEVKALTSGLGAHAVICTANNEPAYTQSMKMLRSLGVLVCVGIPSVPFRLPATPFGMIVKGLTIVGNSAGTAKEMEELMEMAVRGDVTAHIECFEFDCIDDVLQRLGRSEIEGRAVVRIPE, encoded by the exons aTGGCTATTCCTCAAACCCAAATCGCAGCTGTTCTCCCACCTTCTGGGGCAAATGCCACTTCCAGATTACAGATCATAAATGACCGTTCGATTCCTGTACCTACTGAGGGAGAGGTCCTAGTCAAGCTCGAGTACTCCGGAGTATGCCATTCGGATGTCCACAGCGTGCGCGGGGAAACCCCCATGTTGACGGATGTAGCGGGTCATGAAGGAGTGGGAAAGGTGGTGAGAG TGGGCAGTGGTCTCGACGAGCAAACGTGGATGGGACGACGAGTTGGTATACG ATGGCTCTATAGCTCCTGTTTGGAGTGTGAGATTTGCGCTATCAATAATACGGCGTGTCCGTATCAGAAGAATGCCGGAGCG AATGTCCCAGGAACATTTCAAC AATACGTCGTCAGTCCTGCGATTCATGCAACTATAATCCCTCCTGAGCTAGCACCGGACGTAGCTGCACCACTCTTGTGCG CGGGCATCGCCATGTACTCCTCGATCATGAAGACCAAAACTCGACCCGGAGATTGGATTGTGCTTCCTGGAGCAGGTGGAGGCCTAGGACATAT GGGTGTTCAGATTGCTGCTAAGAAGGGACTCAAAGTCATTGCAATTGACAG CggcgagaagaaaaagcagctGTGCCTCTCCCTAGGAGCCCACGCCTTCCTAGACTACAAAACAGACGACGTAGAGCATGAGGTAAAGGCTCTGACCTCAGGGCTAGGTGCGCATGCTGTCATCTGCACAGCCAATAACGAGCCAGCATACACGCAGAGTATGAAAATGCTTCGCAGCTTGGGTGTTTTGGTATGCGTCGGTATACCAAGTGTGCCGTTTAGGCTACCGGCGACGCCATTTGGGATGATTGTGAAAG GACTAACAATTGTTGGCAACTCTGCCGGAACCGccaaggagatggaagagttgatggagatggctgTAAGAGGCGATGTGACAGCACATATTGAGTGCTTTGAATTCGACTGCATTGATGATGTCCTGCAGCGACTGGGGAGATCTGAGATCGAGGGACGGGCTGTTGTGCGCATTCCTGAGTAA
- a CDS encoding uncharacterized protein (COG:S;~EggNog:ENOG410PQ16) produces MSSIFCCPSINPYRPRKLDHEDKFEAFMQWTKLESSPTLDLASVGADTVPYAVQLVKQVNFGPQESIRYFAPAGTGSQFVEVAEGDLIDWNFEKLNSYKNFRCEKHNKFYEVNLYQRNPTISHHWRVNLARPSRDIDLALRTEEHQMKEIRVGIESSEYKADLSQGEASVRKQHDPIARSLEDIPAKGTDSKSPEMIPPAADPDNLALKSVLRFLLPPDRISLRSNHLLSLLCLDWLNQKFDLGLKLEPSWTSGLTSSNMIVFLCGCFDSSVDDEVDVAEVEALVIPAMKESKLTTRQRVSGRDRLKQIVTRVLDYGIGVDWVSKHGGHVRRVLDSFPSADFLEESLRANEKYEGGWSHQDASVIQSAPNEELDEESSVWSSPSDNYYPQHEIYDYGYGSESPKDFTACDKECGYCGHCDY; encoded by the exons ATGAGTTCGATATTTTGTTGCCCCTCTATCAATCCGTACCGCCCACGGAAGCTCGATCACGAGGACAAATTCGAGGCATTCATGCAGTGGACCAAGCTTGAATCCTCCCCCACTCTGGACTTGGCCTCAGTAGGGGCTGACACCGTTCCTTATGCAGTTCAGCTTGTGAAGCAGGTCAACTTTGGGCCACAGGAGTCCATCAGATATTTCGCGCCAGCGGGGACTGGCTCCCAGTTCGTGGAAGTTGCCGAAGGAGATTTAATTGATTGGAACTTCGAAAAACTGAATTC GTACAAGAACTTCAGATGTGAAAAACACAACAAGTTTTATGAAGTCAATCTTTACCAGAGGAATCCTACTATTTCGCATCATTGGCGGGTCAACCTCGCACGACCATCCCGAGATATCGATCTAGCCCTTCGAACGGAAGAGCATCAAATGAAGGAAATAAGGGTAGGGATCGAGAGCTCGGAATATAAGGCCGATTTAAGCCAAGGCGAAGCATCTGTTCGGAAACAACATGACCCTATAGCAAGATCACTTGAG GATATCCCTGCAAAGGGAACGGATTCAAAGTCTCCTGAAATGATTCCTCCAGCTGCCGATCCAGACAATTTGGCCTTGAAGAGTGTGCTGAGGTTCCTACTTCCGCCAGACCGGATATCCCTTAGGTCGAACCATCTCCTATCCCTACTATGCCTTGACTGGCTCAATCAGAAGTTTGATCTTGGGCTTAAGCTTGAACCCTCTTGGACATCTGGACTTACCAGTTCCAACATGATCGTATTCCTCTGTGGTTGTTTCGACTCTTCTGTCGACGATGAAGTCGATGTCGCGGAAGTAGAAGCCTTAGTTATACCTGCAATGAAAGAAAGTAAGCTAACTACGAGACAAAGGGTTTCAGGTCGGGACAGGTTGAAGCAGATTGTGACCAGGGTTCTTGATTATGGCATTGGGGTTGATTGGGTATCTAAGCATGGTGGTCATGTCCGGAGAGTCTTGGATTCTTTCCCCAGTGCGGACTTTCTTGAAGAATCATTGCGTGCGAATGAGAAATATGAAGGTGGCTGGAGTCATCAGGATGCTAGCGTGATCCAGAGTGCCCCTAATGAAGAG CTTGACGAGGAGTCTTCGGTATGGTCAAGTCCTAGTGACAATTATTACCCGCAGCATGAGATTTACGATTATGGATATGGCTCCGAGTCCCCAAAAGACTTCACAGCTTGCGATAAAGAATGCGGGTACTGTGGCCATTGCGACTATTGA